From Rudanella lutea DSM 19387, a single genomic window includes:
- a CDS encoding ABC transporter permease subunit produces the protein MNKVIKYVWLDILQNRIVLAYTVFLLVVSATLFGMESNASKGLMSLLNIVLMVVPLISLIFTTIHFYNSYEFIELLLAQPINRSKLLLSEFAGVASSLVTAFLVGVGAPVLYYAPSATGAALLAAGIALTLVFVALAFLASVCTRDKAKGIGLALLIWFYFGLLYDGLVLTILFTFSDYPLEKAMLVLTTLNPVDLARIFIMLQMDVSALMGYTGALYQEFFGSMTGSLYALGVMLIWAVVPVWLAVRVFARKDL, from the coding sequence ATGAACAAGGTCATCAAATACGTCTGGCTCGACATCCTGCAAAACCGGATTGTGCTGGCTTATACGGTGTTTCTGCTGGTGGTTTCGGCCACCCTGTTTGGCATGGAAAGCAATGCCAGCAAAGGCCTGATGAGCCTGCTCAACATCGTACTGATGGTGGTGCCACTTATCAGCCTCATCTTTACAACCATCCACTTTTACAACTCCTACGAGTTTATCGAGCTGCTGCTTGCTCAGCCCATCAACCGAAGTAAGCTGCTCCTGAGCGAATTTGCGGGGGTGGCATCGTCGCTCGTAACGGCTTTTCTGGTGGGCGTTGGCGCACCGGTGCTGTACTACGCCCCCAGTGCTACAGGCGCTGCGCTGCTGGCTGCGGGTATCGCGCTTACGCTGGTGTTTGTGGCGCTGGCATTTCTGGCGTCGGTTTGCACCCGCGACAAAGCCAAGGGAATTGGACTGGCCCTGCTTATCTGGTTTTATTTTGGCCTGCTGTACGACGGTCTGGTACTCACTATCCTGTTTACCTTCAGCGACTACCCCCTTGAAAAGGCTATGCTGGTACTCACGACGCTTAACCCCGTCGATCTGGCCCGGATTTTCATTATGCTGCAAATGGATGTATCGGCCCTGATGGGCTACACAGGGGCTTTGTATCAGGAGTTTTTCGGGAGCATGACCGGGTCGTTGTACGCACTGGGTGTGATGCTCATCTGGGCGGTGGTGCCGGTATGGCTGGCCGTTCGGGTGTTTGCCAGGAAAGACCTGTAG
- a CDS encoding nitrous oxide reductase family maturation protein NosD produces MKPLRYLLLLLFPLLASARTVVVGPNGAIRTIRQGLVQAAPFDTVLIQSGLYRETNLAVDKPLVILGLNFPVVDGQKKGEIFTVTAADVTIQGLELRNVGRTSTIDWAAVKILSTRRVRVVGNRIRNAYFGVYMSASDNCLVRQNDIAGSPQEEQTTGNAIHAWKCDSLSIQDNHIRGHRDGIYFEFVTHSTIRRNYSHGNIRYGLHFMFSHENSYFYNTFRQNGAGVAVMYTRQVIMRHNTFDQNWGSAAYGLLLKDISDSQIEQNTFRKNTVGIHMEGTSRINCRNNRLTENGWGMRIQASCNDNVFSQNTFIANTFDVATNGTTVFNTFDRNYWDKYEGYDLNRDGRGDVPYHPVSLYSMIIEQMPHGVVLLRSFIVTLLDRAEKVIPSLTPEALVDANPLMKQP; encoded by the coding sequence ATGAAGCCGCTACGTTACCTACTGCTGTTGCTGTTTCCGCTGCTGGCATCGGCCCGGACGGTGGTAGTTGGCCCAAACGGGGCCATACGTACCATTCGGCAGGGCTTGGTCCAGGCGGCTCCGTTCGATACGGTGCTGATTCAGAGCGGGCTATACCGCGAAACGAACTTAGCCGTTGACAAGCCGCTGGTTATTTTGGGCCTGAATTTCCCGGTTGTCGACGGGCAGAAAAAAGGCGAGATTTTTACGGTTACGGCGGCCGATGTGACGATTCAGGGGCTCGAACTACGCAACGTCGGGCGGACAAGCACCATCGACTGGGCCGCCGTAAAAATTCTCTCGACCCGTCGCGTGCGGGTGGTGGGTAACCGAATCCGTAATGCCTATTTTGGGGTGTATATGTCGGCCTCGGACAACTGTCTGGTTCGGCAGAACGACATTGCCGGTAGCCCGCAGGAAGAGCAAACCACCGGCAACGCCATTCATGCCTGGAAATGCGATAGCCTGAGCATTCAGGACAACCACATTCGGGGGCACCGCGACGGCATTTATTTCGAGTTTGTGACCCACTCGACCATCCGTCGTAACTACAGCCACGGCAATATTCGCTACGGGTTGCACTTCATGTTTTCGCACGAAAACAGCTATTTCTACAACACCTTCCGCCAAAACGGCGCAGGGGTGGCCGTGATGTACACCCGCCAGGTGATTATGCGCCACAATACCTTTGACCAGAACTGGGGCAGCGCGGCTTACGGCCTGTTGCTGAAAGATATATCCGATAGTCAGATTGAGCAGAATACCTTCCGCAAGAACACCGTCGGTATCCATATGGAAGGCACGAGCCGGATCAACTGCCGCAACAATCGTCTGACCGAAAACGGCTGGGGGATGCGGATTCAGGCAAGTTGCAACGACAATGTGTTCAGTCAGAATACGTTCATCGCCAACACGTTCGACGTGGCAACCAACGGGACGACGGTGTTTAACACCTTCGACCGGAACTACTGGGACAAGTATGAGGGCTACGACCTGAACCGCGACGGCCGGGGCGATGTGCCCTACCACCCGGTTAGCCTGTATTCCATGATAATTGAGCAGATGCCGCACGGCGTGGTGCTCCTCCGCAGCTTTATTGTGACCCTCCTCGACCGGGCCGAAAAGGTAATTCCGAGCCTGACGCCCGAAGCCTTAGTGGATGCCAACCCTTTGATGAAACAACCATGA
- a CDS encoding DUF4886 domain-containing protein — protein sequence MKPIQPLARPASVFLLLLFLLGAAQAQPSAGKGQTPLRLFMIGNSFSQNASRYLPQLSKEGGHPLIIGRAEIGGSSLQRHWTHVEAAERDPADPNGKPYGGKSLKMLLSEGVWDVITIQQASILSGDPTTYRPYAQKLYDYVRKLQPNATVVIHQTWAYRSDSNDFSRIAEGDSADNAAQMWEKSRAAYHAIADELNLPIIPNGDAFWRIGSRSKWAYRRDLAYDFARPQAPSLPKQDHSLHVGYRWDGAKLSFDSHHANAAGCYLGGLVWYGFLFNESPRKLAFRPAEVDEAFARQLKKTAWSTVKKERRKARSRPVWLGE from the coding sequence ATGAAGCCCATCCAACCCCTCGCCCGACCTGCTTCCGTATTTCTGTTATTGCTTTTTTTGCTGGGGGCTGCTCAAGCGCAACCATCTGCGGGCAAGGGCCAGACACCCCTGCGGCTGTTCATGATCGGCAACAGTTTTTCGCAAAACGCATCGCGCTATCTGCCACAACTAAGCAAAGAGGGCGGGCATCCGCTCATTATTGGGCGGGCCGAAATTGGCGGAAGTTCACTCCAACGGCACTGGACGCATGTGGAAGCTGCCGAGCGCGACCCGGCCGACCCCAATGGAAAACCATACGGCGGGAAGTCGCTGAAAATGCTGCTGTCTGAGGGCGTGTGGGATGTAATTACGATTCAGCAGGCATCCATACTATCGGGTGACCCTACCACGTATCGGCCCTACGCGCAGAAGCTGTACGACTACGTTCGGAAGTTACAGCCCAACGCAACGGTGGTGATCCATCAAACCTGGGCGTATCGGTCCGATTCTAATGATTTTAGCCGGATTGCCGAGGGCGATTCGGCCGACAATGCCGCGCAAATGTGGGAAAAATCAAGGGCTGCTTACCATGCCATTGCCGACGAGCTGAACCTGCCTATCATCCCTAACGGCGATGCCTTCTGGCGCATCGGTAGCCGCTCTAAATGGGCGTATCGTCGGGACTTGGCGTACGATTTTGCGCGGCCTCAAGCCCCGTCTTTGCCCAAACAAGACCACTCGCTGCATGTGGGCTACCGCTGGGACGGCGCCAAACTGTCGTTCGATTCGCACCACGCCAATGCGGCCGGCTGCTATTTGGGTGGGCTTGTCTGGTACGGATTTCTGTTCAACGAATCGCCCCGTAAACTGGCCTTTCGACCCGCCGAAGTTGATGAAGCGTTTGCCCGTCAACTCAAAAAAACGGCCTGGTCGACGGTGAAGAAAGAGCGACGCAAGGCCAGATCGCGTCCGGTTTGGCTCGGTGAGTAA
- a CDS encoding DUF5694 domain-containing protein, giving the protein MLAILLLFVRTLVALAQEGPSAQIMIVGFDHLNQLYNKQPQSDVYSPKKQAELTKLNDCLETYAPDMILVEVDPKEQGRIDSLYQGYVTGKLSLTDIEEGRGETFQIGFVLAKRLKHKRIYCADHYEATSQSLLAEGENIEIFRQGLQQLQGLARPLKKRVQQDSVSLYDYITRLNQPDLIMFTHRLFYNLPAAVMDGEFSKTATNTVDVRNVDKRYIGAEYISLFYNRNLKIYSNVLRYQRQYQGKRLLLMFGVTHVGVLQELYRANPHYKLVSPLSYCP; this is encoded by the coding sequence ATGCTTGCCATTCTCCTTCTTTTTGTCCGCACTCTGGTGGCCCTGGCGCAGGAGGGCCCGTCTGCTCAGATAATGATTGTGGGCTTCGATCACCTCAATCAGCTCTACAATAAACAACCCCAATCCGACGTCTATAGCCCCAAAAAACAGGCTGAACTTACAAAGCTGAACGACTGTCTGGAGACCTATGCCCCCGATATGATTTTGGTCGAGGTAGACCCGAAGGAGCAGGGCCGCATCGACAGTTTGTATCAAGGCTACGTAACGGGCAAACTATCCCTTACCGATATAGAAGAGGGACGCGGAGAAACCTTTCAGATCGGGTTTGTTTTGGCAAAACGCCTGAAACACAAGCGGATCTACTGTGCTGACCATTATGAAGCCACCTCGCAATCGTTGCTGGCCGAAGGCGAAAACATCGAAATATTCAGGCAGGGTTTACAGCAGCTTCAGGGCTTGGCCCGGCCCTTGAAAAAAAGGGTGCAACAAGACAGCGTGTCGTTGTACGACTATATCACTCGGCTGAACCAACCCGATCTGATTATGTTCACCCATCGGCTGTTTTACAACCTCCCTGCGGCTGTTATGGATGGTGAATTTTCCAAAACCGCCACAAACACGGTCGACGTGCGTAACGTGGACAAACGCTACATCGGCGCCGAATACATCAGTCTGTTTTACAACCGCAATCTGAAGATTTACAGTAATGTGCTGCGCTATCAACGGCAGTATCAGGGAAAACGGCTCCTGCTCATGTTTGGCGTAACCCATGTGGGCGTGCTGCAGGAGCTTTACCGGGCCAACCCCCATTACAAACTGGTTTCTCCGCTTTCGTACTGCCCTTAG
- a CDS encoding ABC transporter ATP-binding protein, which yields MISVTNLEKSYGRLKVLQPLSATLTARQAVSLIGPNGSGKTTFIKSILGLVVPDAGEIRFLGEPIRDGWQYRRDIGYMPQIGRYPDNMKIRQVFAMMKDLRSGGQRQREQLDEELIHAFGLPALFDKTMRSLSGGTRQKVSACLAFLFDPKVLILDEPTAGLDPLATEILKDKILREKAKGKLILITSHILSDLDELTTDVMYLQDGQLQFFKPVEWLKDITGEVRLGKAIARIMANEQKSERVKERLSEKLSNG from the coding sequence ATGATTAGCGTTACCAACCTCGAAAAATCGTACGGCCGGCTAAAGGTCCTGCAACCGCTTTCGGCAACCTTGACGGCCAGACAGGCCGTGTCGCTTATTGGTCCCAATGGATCGGGAAAAACCACATTTATCAAGTCGATTTTGGGGTTGGTGGTACCCGATGCCGGTGAAATCCGTTTTTTGGGCGAACCGATCCGTGACGGGTGGCAGTACCGGCGCGACATTGGCTACATGCCGCAGATTGGCCGATACCCCGACAACATGAAGATTCGGCAGGTGTTTGCGATGATGAAAGACTTGCGGAGTGGGGGACAACGGCAACGTGAACAACTGGACGAAGAGCTGATTCACGCCTTTGGGCTCCCCGCGCTTTTCGATAAAACGATGCGGTCGCTTTCGGGCGGAACGCGCCAAAAAGTGAGTGCCTGCCTGGCCTTTCTGTTCGACCCCAAAGTGCTTATTCTGGACGAACCCACCGCCGGGCTCGACCCTCTGGCCACGGAGATTCTGAAAGACAAAATCCTGCGGGAAAAAGCCAAAGGCAAGCTGATTCTGATTACGTCCCATATACTGAGCGACCTCGACGAACTAACTACCGACGTGATGTACTTGCAGGACGGTCAGTTACAGTTTTTCAAGCCGGTCGAATGGCTCAAAGACATCACCGGCGAAGTCAGGCTGGGTAAGGCAATTGCGAGAATCATGGCCAATGAGCAAAAGAGTGAAAGAGTGAAAGAGCGATTAAGCGAGAAACTGTCGAACGGTTGA
- a CDS encoding sulfite exporter TauE/SafE family protein, translating into MNILEIAGLSASVCVGISLGLIGGGGSILTLPILVYLLHINPVTSSAYSLFVVGTTSLVGAITYMRQRQVDYRVALVFSVPSFVAVYTSRHYLLPAIPESLGVVGSLTLTRNGVIMVLFSLLMLGAALSMIRGQGCVGTPARSEGLKLPLIAAEGALVGLLTGLVGAGGGFLIIPALVLLARLPMKIAVGTSLLIIAVKSLIGFTGDLSHVAIDWSFLLRFTLLSVTGIFIGSHLSRYISGARLKKSFGYFVLLLGVYILLREVS; encoded by the coding sequence ATGAATATTCTGGAAATTGCCGGCCTCTCGGCCTCGGTTTGTGTGGGCATTTCGCTCGGCCTGATTGGCGGAGGGGGCAGTATCCTGACCTTGCCTATTCTGGTGTATCTGCTGCATATTAACCCGGTCACCTCATCGGCTTACTCGCTTTTTGTGGTCGGAACCACCTCACTCGTGGGGGCTATAACCTACATGCGGCAGCGGCAGGTCGACTACCGGGTGGCGCTGGTCTTTTCGGTGCCTTCGTTTGTGGCGGTGTACACCTCGCGGCATTACCTGCTCCCAGCCATTCCCGAATCGCTCGGTGTTGTGGGGTCGCTCACGCTCACGCGTAATGGGGTCATCATGGTCCTGTTTAGCCTGCTCATGCTGGGGGCTGCTCTGTCGATGATTCGGGGTCAGGGTTGTGTGGGTACGCCCGCCCGGTCCGAAGGTCTAAAACTGCCCTTGATTGCGGCCGAGGGTGCTCTGGTTGGGTTGCTAACCGGACTGGTTGGGGCAGGAGGGGGCTTTCTGATTATCCCGGCACTCGTGTTGTTGGCGCGGTTGCCCATGAAAATAGCCGTGGGTACGTCGCTCCTCATCATCGCCGTGAAATCACTGATTGGCTTCACCGGCGACCTAAGTCATGTCGCCATCGACTGGTCATTTTTGCTCCGCTTTACCCTGCTTTCGGTCACGGGCATTTTCATAGGCTCGCACCTATCGCGGTATATATCGGGGGCTCGGCTCAAAAAATCGTTCGGCTATTTTGTGTTGTTGCTGGGCGTCTACATCCTCCTGCGCGAGGTTTCGTAG
- a CDS encoding fatty acid desaturase family protein, with translation MSNNLKFTAAHSSTFYATLRKRVDAYFAGQGISTHANGAMWIKAIFFLSGYVLLYGLILSNWFGPWVMLGLSIILGVFAACIGFNVSHDGLHGAFSARPWVNRLMGNSFYLLGANPYVWKLTHNVVHHTYTNIPGHDEDIELAPGLVRLNPEDPLFSWHRFQHIYTFPLYALASLSWVARKDYKKFYQKQIGQHKTPTHPRREHINLFVGKGLYYIAFLIVPCLVLPLAWWQVLLGFVAMHLAEGLVLGLVFQLAHVVEGTAFPLAHGSGTMPNTWASHQLQTTANFAPNSRLAAFICGGLNRQVEHHLFPKVCHIHYPVLASIVRSTAAEYGLPYLENKSFGSALYSHYRMLHKLGRPLEEPVKEPVGMSVGAY, from the coding sequence ATGTCAAACAACCTAAAGTTTACTGCGGCCCATTCGTCCACGTTTTATGCTACGCTGCGCAAGCGGGTCGATGCATATTTTGCCGGGCAGGGCATTTCAACCCACGCCAATGGCGCCATGTGGATTAAAGCCATTTTTTTCCTTTCGGGCTACGTGCTATTATACGGGCTCATCCTGTCAAATTGGTTTGGGCCGTGGGTAATGCTTGGGCTTAGCATCATTTTGGGCGTGTTTGCTGCCTGCATCGGCTTCAATGTTTCGCACGATGGGTTGCATGGCGCATTTTCGGCTCGGCCCTGGGTCAATCGGCTGATGGGCAACAGTTTTTATCTGCTGGGGGCCAATCCGTACGTCTGGAAACTGACCCATAACGTGGTGCATCATACGTACACCAATATTCCTGGGCACGACGAAGACATTGAGCTGGCACCCGGATTGGTGCGGCTCAACCCCGAAGATCCCCTGTTTTCTTGGCATCGGTTTCAGCATATTTACACCTTCCCGCTGTATGCACTGGCATCGCTCTCGTGGGTGGCCCGGAAAGACTACAAGAAATTTTATCAGAAGCAGATCGGGCAGCACAAAACCCCAACCCACCCCCGGCGCGAGCATATCAACCTGTTTGTGGGTAAAGGACTGTATTACATTGCGTTTCTGATTGTGCCGTGCCTCGTGCTCCCGCTGGCTTGGTGGCAGGTGCTACTGGGGTTTGTAGCCATGCATTTGGCCGAAGGGCTCGTGCTGGGGCTGGTGTTTCAGTTAGCGCACGTGGTGGAGGGAACGGCCTTTCCGTTGGCACATGGGTCGGGTACCATGCCCAATACGTGGGCCAGCCATCAGTTGCAGACCACGGCCAACTTTGCGCCCAATAGCCGGTTAGCGGCTTTCATTTGCGGAGGACTGAACCGCCAGGTTGAACATCATCTGTTCCCCAAAGTATGCCATATTCATTACCCGGTGCTGGCGTCCATCGTTCGGTCTACAGCGGCTGAATATGGCTTGCCGTATCTCGAAAATAAAAGTTTTGGGTCGGCTTTGTATTCGCACTACCGCATGTTGCACAAGCTGGGCCGCCCGCTCGAGGAGCCGGTTAAAGAGCCGGTCGGAATGTCGGTGGGGGCTTATTAA
- a CDS encoding TonB-dependent receptor: MKPLLFILCLLLSLSGLAQRTVTRSELAGMVVDSATARPLGQASVSLMTARDSSYISGTISDNDGLFVLRNVVPGSYRILITYLGYRNGSQLVTIKTSETSIQVGIVRLVEQGQQLGEVVVRQESAPVTIRQDTVVFNAGSFKTQPNAQVEELLRKLPGVEVSRDGTIKANGQTVNRVLVDGKPFFGNDHRMATRNLPAEIVDKVQLFDQSSDQSLFSGIDDGNRERTLNLTLKPDKRKGYFGQNGLGIGTAREGQSSRYSGRLNLNRFNASSYGRRKQISLIGQANNLNQQNFSAGAGGPGGNMEGGGEAGNQSPANIMEVRAGGFNYRSDGRRNKHGHRAELATSYFLNQVITLTDRQSRRTSILPEQPLTTDASQYALNRQLNHRFNLRLDWQLDSLTSLRLTPGLSWQTGDFTSRLSSRSVLVGPLGTGNRPVNSGETAYGSAETGFNGTNNLLLMRKFSREGRTLSANLNSAITNGELEALNRSVNTFFDSTGANPVGNRLNQQTDQATYNGQHVFTLSYTEPVSFTQKVEFRYGYSVNSSRVNRRVTDQNEATGLFDRVNIPLTNQAGLTFGAHRAGATFQTQRLRYKWAVGLDLQQARLQLDNRTADSSTQRSYFNLLPNALFSYTFSGNRNLRLQYRTRLAAPSVVQLQPVVDNTNPLQIQVGNPQLNPEFYNSLVLVYNSATRYANRSFSAFASLNQSNNRIATATSISPAGVQTSQPVNAGGFWSAYGSVAIGRTLQPSKLGLTFTTHLGLSQARSFINDAPNETTNRSIGQGVRLQSSYNERLDYGISGNLTYQTASYSLLPNQNAAFWSQHATADLFWKLPFRLALTTDLTYTGTTGRAAGYNAQFVLWNAALSRHFFKGDTGEFRVQVFDLLNQNRSLVRNTTDTYIDDVQSRILRRYLLVSFVYNLRTFGR, from the coding sequence ATGAAACCGTTATTGTTCATCCTCTGCCTTTTACTGTCTCTGAGCGGGTTAGCCCAACGAACCGTCACCCGGTCGGAACTGGCCGGCATGGTGGTCGATTCGGCCACGGCCAGGCCCCTTGGGCAAGCGTCCGTTTCCCTGATGACCGCCCGCGATTCGAGCTACATTTCGGGGACGATTTCGGATAACGACGGGCTGTTTGTACTCCGCAACGTGGTTCCGGGCAGTTACCGAATTTTGATCACTTATCTGGGCTACCGAAATGGTTCTCAACTGGTTACTATCAAAACAAGTGAGACCTCGATTCAGGTGGGGATAGTGCGGCTGGTGGAGCAGGGGCAACAGCTTGGCGAAGTGGTGGTTCGGCAGGAGAGCGCACCCGTTACAATCCGGCAGGATACGGTGGTATTCAACGCGGGTTCGTTTAAAACCCAGCCCAACGCGCAGGTCGAGGAGTTGCTCCGTAAACTGCCGGGGGTGGAGGTAAGTCGCGACGGTACGATCAAAGCCAACGGACAAACCGTTAATCGGGTATTGGTGGATGGCAAACCCTTTTTTGGGAACGATCACCGCATGGCCACCCGCAACCTGCCCGCCGAAATAGTCGATAAGGTACAACTGTTCGATCAATCGTCCGACCAGTCGCTGTTTTCGGGGATCGACGATGGAAACCGTGAGCGGACCCTCAACCTGACCCTCAAACCGGATAAACGCAAGGGGTATTTCGGGCAGAATGGACTTGGGATAGGCACCGCCCGCGAGGGGCAGTCCAGCCGGTATTCGGGCCGGCTGAATCTGAACCGGTTCAACGCCAGCAGCTACGGCCGCCGGAAACAGATTTCGCTTATTGGCCAAGCAAACAACCTTAACCAGCAGAATTTTTCAGCCGGTGCGGGCGGGCCGGGCGGCAATATGGAAGGGGGCGGAGAAGCCGGGAACCAATCGCCCGCCAACATAATGGAGGTACGAGCTGGGGGATTTAATTACCGCAGCGACGGCCGACGGAACAAACACGGCCACCGGGCCGAGCTGGCAACGAGCTATTTTCTGAATCAGGTCATCACCCTGACGGATAGGCAAAGTCGGCGCACGAGCATCCTGCCCGAACAACCGCTCACCACCGACGCAAGCCAGTACGCTCTAAACCGGCAACTGAACCACCGGTTCAACCTACGGCTCGACTGGCAACTCGACTCGCTCACCAGTCTGCGTCTGACACCGGGCCTCTCGTGGCAAACAGGCGACTTCACCAGCCGGTTGTCGAGCCGGTCGGTATTGGTCGGGCCGTTGGGAACGGGCAACCGGCCGGTAAACTCGGGCGAAACCGCCTATGGATCAGCCGAAACGGGGTTCAATGGCACCAACAACCTGTTGCTCATGCGCAAATTCAGCCGCGAAGGTCGCACCCTGTCGGCCAACCTCAATTCGGCTATTACCAACGGCGAACTCGAAGCCCTGAACCGGTCGGTCAATACCTTTTTCGACTCCACCGGCGCTAACCCCGTGGGTAATCGGCTGAACCAGCAAACCGACCAGGCTACGTACAACGGGCAGCATGTGTTTACGTTATCGTACACGGAGCCGGTTTCGTTTACACAAAAAGTAGAGTTTCGGTACGGGTACTCGGTCAATAGCAGCCGGGTCAACCGGCGGGTTACTGACCAGAACGAAGCTACAGGCCTTTTCGACCGGGTAAACATCCCCCTGACCAATCAGGCGGGGCTCACGTTTGGCGCACACCGGGCGGGGGCAACGTTCCAGACTCAGCGACTGCGCTACAAATGGGCTGTTGGGCTCGACCTGCAACAAGCCCGGTTACAACTCGACAATCGGACGGCAGACAGTAGTACGCAACGGTCGTATTTCAACCTCCTGCCCAATGCGCTGTTTAGCTACACCTTCTCGGGCAATCGGAACTTGCGCCTGCAATACCGCACCCGGCTCGCGGCCCCTTCGGTGGTGCAGTTGCAACCCGTAGTCGACAATACCAACCCGCTCCAGATTCAGGTCGGTAATCCGCAACTGAACCCAGAGTTTTATAATTCGCTCGTGCTGGTGTACAACTCGGCCACGCGTTACGCCAATCGGAGTTTTTCGGCGTTTGCAAGCCTAAACCAAAGCAACAACCGGATTGCGACGGCCACCTCCATCAGCCCGGCGGGTGTACAAACAAGCCAGCCGGTCAACGCCGGGGGGTTCTGGTCGGCCTACGGGTCGGTGGCAATCGGGCGTACCCTGCAACCATCCAAACTGGGGCTTACGTTTACTACCCATCTTGGGTTGAGCCAGGCGCGGAGTTTTATCAATGACGCCCCCAACGAAACAACCAACCGGAGTATTGGCCAGGGTGTGCGGCTGCAATCGAGCTACAACGAGCGGCTTGACTACGGCATTAGCGGCAACCTGACCTACCAAACGGCTTCGTACTCGCTCTTGCCGAATCAGAATGCGGCATTCTGGTCGCAGCACGCCACCGCCGACCTCTTCTGGAAGCTGCCCTTCCGGCTGGCCCTCACCACCGACCTGACGTACACGGGCACCACCGGACGGGCAGCGGGGTACAATGCGCAATTTGTGCTTTGGAACGCGGCCCTGTCACGGCACTTTTTCAAGGGTGACACGGGCGAATTTCGGGTGCAGGTGTTCGACCTGCTCAACCAGAACCGGAGCCTGGTCCGCAACACGACGGACACCTACATTGATGATGTACAGAGTCGAATTCTGCGCCGGTATCTGCTCGTGAGCTTTGTGTACAACCTGCGTACGTTTGGGCGGTAA
- a CDS encoding nitrous oxide reductase accessory protein NosL: MKTTSRFAVLLAALSLIGTYFLPLWRIDLWAPQYPEGLVMKIWLNKLSGDVEVINGLNHYIGMAHIKEEMFPEFTYMPWLVGGFILFGLLTAALRNRVLLLTNLVLFVGAGVLALYDFWKWGYEYGHNLDPKAPIQVPGMAYQPPVIGYKALLNFGAYSVPDVGGWIFIVAGLLVAGATACEWYFCKKSPSVGLPGGLRRGAVATGVLLAGLISQGCEVKPEPIRYGHDACAHCKMTIVDQKFAAQFVTKKGRSFTFDDVACMAHYLSENDVAEADVAFVQVDNYNKPGTPIDANEATFVQGEQYRSPMAGNLAAFPKAEGKSGRSWGEVKAMFGKQ, translated from the coding sequence ATGAAAACGACATCCCGCTTCGCTGTACTTCTGGCTGCCCTCTCGCTCATTGGTACGTACTTTTTGCCCCTTTGGCGCATCGACCTCTGGGCACCGCAATACCCGGAGGGGCTGGTCATGAAAATCTGGCTGAACAAGCTGTCGGGCGATGTGGAGGTTATCAACGGCCTGAATCACTACATCGGCATGGCGCACATTAAGGAGGAGATGTTCCCCGAATTTACGTACATGCCCTGGCTGGTGGGTGGCTTCATTCTGTTCGGTTTGCTCACGGCCGCGCTCCGAAACCGTGTTTTACTGCTGACCAACCTGGTTTTGTTTGTGGGGGCGGGTGTGCTGGCTCTGTACGATTTCTGGAAATGGGGCTACGAGTACGGGCACAATCTGGACCCCAAAGCGCCCATACAGGTGCCAGGCATGGCGTATCAGCCGCCGGTAATCGGCTACAAGGCTCTGCTCAACTTTGGCGCGTATTCGGTGCCGGATGTGGGCGGCTGGATCTTCATCGTTGCCGGTTTGCTGGTGGCCGGTGCAACTGCATGTGAGTGGTATTTCTGCAAAAAAAGCCCCTCGGTAGGCTTGCCGGGTGGTTTGCGCCGGGGAGCCGTGGCTACGGGCGTTTTGCTGGCTGGGTTGATTTCGCAAGGCTGCGAGGTGAAACCCGAGCCGATTCGGTACGGGCACGATGCCTGCGCACACTGCAAAATGACGATTGTCGACCAGAAGTTTGCGGCCCAGTTCGTCACGAAAAAAGGGCGGTCGTTCACCTTCGACGATGTGGCCTGCATGGCGCACTATCTGTCCGAAAACGACGTGGCCGAGGCCGATGTGGCTTTTGTGCAGGTGGACAACTACAATAAACCCGGCACACCCATCGACGCCAACGAGGCCACGTTTGTGCAGGGCGAACAGTACCGGAGCCCCATGGCGGGCAACCTGGCTGCGTTTCCTAAGGCCGAGGGCAAATCGGGCCGGAGCTGGGGTGAGGTGAAAGCGATGTTTGGGAAACAGTGA